The Acidobacteriota bacterium sequence CGGCGGCAAGAGCCGCCGAGGTCGGGGGTGAGGCCGCACGACATGTGCGTGCGGCCGAGGGGGGCGCCTCTCGCCCCCCTGAGACAAACAGCTAGCAGCGTTGGAAAAGTCGCGAAGCGGACTTTTTCAGCAGCCTGCTAGTGAATGCCGGCGGACGGCAGCTCGCTCTCCTTCCAGCGCCGATAGGTCGGCTCGGAGACCCCCATGAGGCCGGCGGCGTCTCCGGTGCTGTGCGGGAAATGCTCCACCACCAGCGCCAGCAGCATCCGCCGCAAGGAGCGCAACCGGTCTCCGGCCACCTTTCCCTCGCTCAGCCAGTCGGGAAGGAGAGCCCGGATCTCTTGCCAAGCTTCGGCCCGCGGCAGCAAGCCGGCTTCGGACGCCGCCGAGACCCGCTTGAGGCGCCGCCGATAGGTACTCTCGGGAATTCCGACGCGCCGCGAACCGGCGAGGATGGCACCTTCGCTGAGGCGATCGGCGGCCAAGATGAGGTCTTCCTCGAGCCATCGCCCCATCGGCATCGCCCGCACCGTCGAATCCCCGACGGCTTCGGCCACCAAGCCCCGGAGACAGGCCCGCAAGCGCTCCTCGGTGGCCTCGAGAGGCGAGTCCGCGACCGTCCCATCCCCGGCCACGGCCAAGGCCGGAGGAGCCTCGATCTGCAGATCCCGCTCTTCGACCCGGTCGGTCTCGCTGAGCAGCACTGCCTGCATCAGCCGGTTCTGCAACTCGCGGACGTTGCCCGGCCAGTCATGCTCGAGGAGGCGACGTTCGGCCGCCGGCGAGAGGCCGCGCAGCGCCTTGTCGTACTGAAAAGCGAACTTCTTCGCGAAGTGGCGACCGAGGAACAGGATGTCGTCCCGGCGCTGGCGCAGCGGCGGCACCTCCAGCCGGACCACGTTGAGACGGAAGTAGAGGTCTTCGCGGAACCGCCCCGCCTGCACTTCGCTCAACAGCTCGCGATTGGTCACCGCCACGATGCGAACATCGACCATCATCGGCTGCGTCGCCCCGACCGGCGTGAGCTGCTTCTCCTGTACGAAGCGCAGCAACTTGCTCTGCACTTCGAGGGGCAGCTCTCCGACCTCGTCGAGAATGACCGTGCCCCCCTCCGCCTGGGCCAACCGCCCCGGAGAGCGCTGATCGGCCCCGGTGAAAGCACCCCGCTCATGGCCAAACAACTCGCTGTCGATCAAGGACGCGGCGATGGCGCCGCAGTCGACCACCACACAGGGCAGGTCGCGACGCTCGCTGAGCTGGTGCAGGGTGCGAGCCAGCATCTCCTTGCCGGTGCCACTCTCGCCGGTGATCAGCACGGTGGCGTCGGAGGGAGCGACCCGGCGCGCCATCGAAAGAACTTTCTCCATCGCTGGCGACCGATGCAGTAGCTTGCTCTGCTGCAAGGCATGGCGAAGCTCGCTGAGCTCGGCACGGAGATGGCGGCTCTCCTGTTCGCGACGCGATCTCTCCTGCCGAGCCAGGGCGGCCCGGTCGAGCGCCGCTGCGAGATGACTGGCCATCGCCTCGAGCAGCACCGCATCGGCCGAATCGAGCTCTGGCGCCGACTCTTCTCCCCGCACCAACAAGCAGCCGAACACCTTCTGACGCGCAATCAGCGGAAAGGCGTGAAGGCCCTCCTCGGACAGGCTGCGCTGGGCCTCGAGGGCCCGCCTCGCCAGCTGTCTGCCCTCGATCGGAGGCTCCGCCAGGCTCGCGATCGGCCGCAGCTCACCGGCTTCTCCCGCCATTTCGAGATAGTCGATGCGCAGTGGCCGGAAGGCGGCCGAGAGCTTGTCGAGAACCCGCGCCGCCAGATCGTCTTCCTCGGCGAACCGCGTCACCACCGAAACCATGTCCCAGAGCAGCAGCATATTGCGGTAGTCGCGGCCGACGTCGGCGGTGAAGATGCCGCTCAATCGATCTCGGCGCTCCACCGCCTCGCCCTCATCGATGGCTTGCCACTGGACCAGTCGATCGCCACCCGCCGCGGTCGCCTGGCTGAGCGCTTCGTCAGCGCGCAGCAAGAGGGTCAGGCCGGCGTCTCGCCGGTCATCGGCAGCCGAGTCGACAACCGCCAGCCCAAGGCTGAAGGTCAGGCGAACCCCGGCCTCACCGTAGGGATGAGCCGTCAGGCGCCGCAGGAGATCCTGGGCGAGATCCTCCGGCGCGCCTTCGGTCTCCGGCACCAGAACGGCGAAAACCGCGGCGCCGTAACGAAAAACGGGCCAGCGCGAGGCCTGCAAGCGGTCCGCCACTTCCACCATCACGGCATCGCCGCCCGCCCGACCGAGACGCTCATTGACGCCCTCGAAGTCGTCCGGATTGACCAACAAGAGAGCGAGCGGACGCTGGTTGGCCGTCGCCGCCCGGAGGGCTTGGGAGAGATAGACCTGGAACTGGGCTCGCCCGGGCACGGAGGTGGTCGAATCGACCAAGATCGGCAACACCTGGAGTAGGTGCCGGGCTAGATCCCCGGCCAGCCGCCAGAGGGCGTTCTGCTCATAGGAGCTGCCGCCCAACAACCCAACCCACAGCGGCGGCAAGTCCGAGCGGGTCTCGCCAGCGACCAACGCGGGGCGCTCCGAACGGGTGGGAACGCGCAGGAGAAGACCCGGCGCCCGACGACTGGGATGGCGTACGATCTCGTCCCGCGAGACGGACGATCGATCGAGCTCCGCGACCGCCCCTTCGGCCGCCACCGAGTCGGCGAGCTCGGGGACGGCAGCCGCTTCACCGCTGTGAACCAGCACCGGTGGCGAAGGGACTTCCCCTTCGACGGCGGGAAGATAGAGCGTTACCGCCGCATACTCCCCGACATCGGCGATCAGACGAGCACAAGCTTTGAGAAGTGAGGTAGAGCCCAGCATCATCGACGACAAGCGATCACTCTAGCACCCAGGATCCCATCTCTCCGAAAGCCTCTCGGCATATTCCGAAAAACTGATGTCAGCGTATCAGCTCGCGTCGAAAAGGAGCTGCCGAAAACGGCAAGAAAGGCGGGCTAGGCCGGACGCTGCCACGCACCGCTCTCGTCGAGGTCGGCGGTGGTCTCGAGCAAGAGCCTCTGAAAGGGCCGGTCGATGGTGCGCTCGATCCGGAAGAGATCTTCCGCCCCCAGAGTGTCGAAGCGAAATGATGCCGTGGGCTCGCCCTCGGCATCGACCAGCAAGCGTCCGAAGGCCTCGGTGCCGGTGGCCTCGCCGGCGAGAGCGTGAACCAGCTCTCCCTGGTCGAAGACCAGCGCTCCCTGGCGGTCTCGAAACCACAGCCGCAGCAGCCCGCTCCGACCGGCCTGGGCCAGGGCCTGGGTGAGGTCCATCAAACCGAGCACCGTCAGCGATCCGCTCAAAGTTCCCGGGGGCGGGAGCATCTCGCCGGCGGCGGGAGCCTCCTCGGACGTCGCCGGCGGGCTCTGCTGCAGAGCAGCGGTCAGCTCTTCGACCACCTGCCGCATGGCGCTGCGAGCGTCGAGCACCAGATCCGCTGCGATCTCGTCATCGGCCTGGTTCGCTCCACCGGCTACCAGCACAGCAAGACGGACCGTCTTCCACGCCGCCTCGTCACGCACTCGTGAACAGAGGGACCGCGCCTTGCTCAAACCGAGCTTCTCAGAGATCAGCAAGAGATCCGGGATCGCCACTCGCAGCGCCGCCAGGGCGACCCCTTCGTCGCCCGCGATCGCAACTTCCGCAGTGCCCTTGAGGGCCAGGCTGAGCAGCCGGGCCCTGGCGGGTTCAGGCTCGATCAATAGGACGCGGAACACGGTTCGGTTCTCCTCGGACGAATACTAAGAACAGCAAACTCTGTGCCAGGCGGCCCAGCAAAGGACGGGACCTTCGCCCGCCCCGGCCACTGCCGCGCAATGGGTTCAGTTCCAAGGATTTCAGGCGCGAGGGCGCGTTCGCGCGGAGAACGAATGACAATTGCACGAGTCAAAAATAATGGCGCCTTCGCCAAAATATCGGCGAGGCGCCATTATTTTCGTCGATGGACTGCTCGACCGATCAGCCGTCAGAGCGCTGGGTCAACTTGCCCTTCAGGTAGTCCCGGTTGAGGCGCGCGATCCAGTCGATGCTGATCCCCTTGGGACAAACCGCTTCGCACTCGCGGAAGTTCGAACAGTATCCGAAACCCTGCTCTTCCATCGCTTCGACCATACCGACGGCCCGCCGCGAGCGCTCCGGCTGGCCTTGAGGCAACCGGCCGAGATGCCCGACCTTGGCCGACGTGAAGAGCTGCGCGGCACCGTTCGGGCACTGCGCCACGCAGGCCCCGCAGCCAATACAGGCCGCCGCATCGAAGGCGTCGTCGGCGATTTCCTTGGCGACCGGGAAGAGATTGGCTTCCGGAGCGCTGCCGGTCGACACCGAGATGTAGCCACCGGACTCGATGATGCGATCGAAGGCGGAGCGATCGACCATCAGATCCCGAATCACCGGGAAGGCCGCGGATCGCCAGGGTTCGACTTCGAGCACATCGCCATCCTGGAACATCCGCATGTGGAGCTGGCAGGTGGCCGTCCGGGCCTGGGGGCCGTGGGCCTGACCGTTGATCATCAACCCGCAGGAGCCGCAAATGCCCTCGCGACAGTCGTGATCGAAAATCACCGGCAGCTCGTCCTTCTCCGTCAGCCGCTCGTTGAGGACATCGAGCATCTCGAGGAACGACGAGTGCGGGCTGACGTCGTCGAGCTCGTACTCGACCATGCGACCCGCTTCCTGGGGACCCGCCTGACGCCAAATCCTGAGGGTCAGCTTCATTACTTGTAGCTCCTTTGGCTGGGCTGAACGATGTCGAAGCTCAGCTCCTCGCGGTGCAACGAGGGCGCATTACCGAAGCCTTGATAACCCCAGGCAGAGACATAGGAGTAGTTTTCGTCATCGCGCAGGGCTTCTCCCTCTTCGGTCTGGTGCTCTTCACGGAAGTGCCCGCCGCACGACTCCTCGCGATCGAGGGCATCGCGACACATCAGATCCGCCAGCTCGAAGAAGTCCGCCACCCTCCCCGCCTTCTCGAGCGCTTGATTGAGGCCTTCACCGTCGCCCAGCACCTTCAGGTCGTGATCGAACTCTTCCTTGAGATCGCCGATCTGCACCAGCGCATCGCGCAACCCGTCACCGGAGCGGGACATTCCGCAACGGTCCCACACGATCCGACCGAGAGCGCGATGGAAGGAGTCGACGGTCCGCTTGCCGGCGATCGCGAGCTGCTTCGAAACCCGCTCGCGCACTTCCTCTTCGGTCCGTTGGAAGCACTCGCCTTCGGTGCTCACGTCTTCTCCCAGATACTTCGCCAGATAGTCGCCGATCGTGATCGGCAACACGAAGTAGCCATCCGCCAGGCCCTGCATCAGAGCGCTGGCCCCGAGGCGATTGGCGCCGTGATCCGAGAAGTTGGCCTCGCCGATGGCATAGAGGCCGGGCACCGTGGTCATCAAGTTGTAGTCCACCCACAGGCCGCCCATGGTGTAGTGCGGTGCCGGATAGATGCGCATCGGAACCTGGTAAGGGTTCTCGCCGGTGATGCGCTCGTACATTTCGAACAGGTTGCCGTAGCGGTCGGCGATGGCGTCCTCGCCCAAGCGCCGGATCGAATCGGCGAAGTCAAGGTAGACACCATTCTTGAGCTCGCCGATCCCCAATCCGGCGTCGATCATCGATTTGGCGTTGCGTGACGCCACGTCGCGCGGCACCAGGTTGCCGAAGCTGGGATAGCGCCGCTCGAGGTAGTAGTCGCGCTCGGCCTCCGGAATCTCCCCCGCCGGGCGCGACTCGCCGGCCTGGGAAGGCACCCAGATTCGGCCGTCGTTGCGCAGCGACTCGCTCATCAGGGTGAGCTTCGACTGGTACTCGCCGGCCTGCGGAATGCAGGTCGGGTGGATCTGTGTGTAGCAGGGATTGGCGAACAGGGCGCCGCGCCGATGGGCCCGCCAGGCGGCGGTGACGTTGCAACCCTTGGCATTGGTCGACAGGTAGTAGACGTTGCTGTAGCCGCCGGTGGCCAGCACCACCGCATGGCCGGCGTGGGAGGTCACCTCACCGGTCACCAGGTCGCGCACCACGATGCCGCGGGCGCGGCCCTCCTCGACCACCACATCGAGCATCTCCGTGCGTGGGAACATCTTGACCTGACCGCGGTGGATCTGCCGCGCCAGGGCTTGGTAGGCGCCGAGCAGAAGCTGCTGACCGGTTTGGCCGCGGGCATAGAAGGTGCGGGCCACCTGCGCGCCGCCGAAGGAGCGGTTGTCGAGCAAGCCGCCGTACTCACGAGCGAAGGGCACTCCCTGAGCCACCGCCTGGTCGATGATCTCGACGCTGACCTCGGCGAGGCGATGGACATTGGCCTCGCGGGAGCGAAAATCACCACCTTTGACGGTGTCGTAGAACAGGCGATAGACGCTGTCACCGTCGTTGCGATAGTTCTTGGCGGCGTTGATGCCGCCCTGGGCGGCGATCGAGTGGGCGCGCCGCGGGCTGTCCTGGTAGCAGAAGCACTTCACCCGATAGCCCATCTCCGCCAGGGTCGCCGCCGCCGAGCCGCCGGCGAGGCCGGAGCCGACCACCAGGATTTCGAACTTGCGTCGATTGGCGGGATTGACCAGCCGCACCTTGGCGCGGTGATTGCTCCACTTCTCGTCCATTTCCCCGGCGGGGATCTTGGATTCGAGCTGCAGCTTTGGGACAGTCTTGGTTTCGAGTTCGATCATGGTCGTCTCCCGGCTCACGACACCACCCCCGTCAGAACCGCCACCGGCACCGCGATGAACCCGAGGGTCACGCCGAGGGCAAAGAGGGTGGCAAAGGAGCGGCGCCAGGGGTTGTAGCGCGGGTGATTCCATCCCAGCGTCTGAAACATGCTCCACAGACCATGGTACAGGTGAACTCCCAGCATCAGATTGGCGATCACATAGATGCCGGTGATGAACGGGTTCTGAAAAGCACTGACCACGTTGTGGTAGACGTCTCCATAGACGAAATCGGAGTGGGCGCTGCCCCAGGTGAGGTGGAGCAGGTGGTAGATCACGTAAAGGAAGATGATCAAGCCACCCCAGCGCATGGTGCGGGCCGCGTAGTCGAGCTGCACCCGGTCGCGACGCCGATAGGACACCGGTCGCGCTCGGCGCGCCATGCGCACCAGCTGAACTGCACTCACAATGTGGACGATGATCGCCGTCAGCAAGCCGATGCGGGCAATCCAGAGGAGCCCGCCGTGGGGCAGCATCGGCATGCCGATCTCGCGTAGCCACTCGGCGTAGCGATTGAACTTCTCGGCCCCTTGGAAGACCTTGAGGTTGCCCACCATGTGGCCAGCCACGAAGCCAAAGAGCATGAGGCCACTGATCGCCATCGCGGTCTTCTTGACCATCGCCGAGCGATAGAGGCTCAGGAACCAGTTCATGTCGTAGCCCTCATCGAATAACCACTCACAATCTTCAACCTGCAAAGCATAACGTCATTCCCCTCGCGGCCGCCGACGGCGGCGGCGCCTGCGCCGACGGCGCCGCGGCGCGGGTGCCTCCCCCCCGCCGTCGCCGCCGCGAATCTGTCTCGCTCGCTGCCAGGAAGCCAGCTCCTCGGAACCTTCGCCGGTGGCCTTCACCAGGCACTCGAAGAGGAAGACGCTGTCGAGAAAGAACGGGCGCTGCGCAAAGCGCCGCCGGCCGGCAGGACGCCAACCCGGCTCGCACATGCGGAAGAAGCCGGTGAGGGCCCGCATCACCCGTTGGCAACGTTCGCGGGAAAGGGTGAAGCGCTCGAAGAAGGGCGCCGACGTGGTCTCGACCATGGCGGCCAGAGCCGCCCGCGACATCGGCCCGTCTTGCTGGTGCTCGATCTCGTCGCGCCGCAGGAGCACCGCCGGCAGCAGCACCGTTGCCAGCACGCTGATATCCGACAGGGTTCGGCCCTCCCGCACCATCGAGTCGAGCACCGGAAGCAGCTGATCGAAGCCGTCGAAGCCGCGATCGCCAGCCGTCGCCATGGCGAGAGCCTCAGGCAGCAGGACCTCGAGCAGGCCGAGATCCAACATCCACTGCGCCGCACTTCCCGAAGAGCCGCAGCGCAGGAGCTGGATGATCTCCTCGGTAACCCGCGGTTTCGAGGCCTTCTCGAGCTCGTGGCGGTGGCGGTGAATGGCCTCCTGGGACCGCCCTTCGATGCCGAAACCGAGGCGCGCCGCGAACTCGCAGGCCCGCAGCATGCGCACGGGATCCTCGCGAAAGCGCACATCCGGATCGCCGATACAGCGAATCAGGCGCTTTTCGAGGTCGCCCAGCCCACCGACATAGTCGATCACCGAGTAGTCCTCGATGTTGTAGAACAGGGCGTTGATGGTGAAGTCGCGCCGGAAAGCGTCCTGTCGCGGCGTCCCATAGGCGTTGTCACTGGTGATCAGGAGCTCGCCGTCGGCGCTCTTCTGCTCGGCGGGATCGGGTTCCCGGCGAAAGGTCGAGACCTCGACGATCTCGCCCTGGAAGAAGACGTGGACAAGACGGAATCGACGGCCGATGATGCGCGAGTTGCGGAACAGACCGCGCATCTCGTCGGGGCGGGCGTCGGTCCCGATATCGAAGTCCTTGGGACCACGCCCAAGGAGCAGATCGCGCACCCCTCCCCCGACCAGGTAGGCCTTGTGGCCAGACCGGTGCAACCGATAGAGAACCTTGAGCGTGTTGCTCGAAATGTTCTTACGGGAGATCGAGTGCTCGGGCCGCGGACAAACAGTCGGCTCGTCAGTGCTCACGGAGGACCATTATAGGGTGGCCTGCGGCCGGGAGGGCAGCGATTCGGACGCGATTTGCCCCACTCGCGAGTCTCTCGCGGGGAACTTTGGGATCCGGCACGGGAGCTGCCCTGGGCCGCCGCTGCCAAGCGCGTTCCGGGGAGCAGGAAAACGGGGCGCCCGCTACCACTGGAGGCGAGGAGGCGGTAGCGGGCACCCCGATTCGTCACGCTGAACATCTCTGGCTAATACCAAGATTCGTGCCAGACACCGAAGTCACCCGAAACAGAAGATCAAACCGCTGTAGTAATTGGACTTACGGACACACCTCTCGAAGTTTCTCCGACTGCGAGGACCTCAAAAGATGTCCGGAAGATGTCCGGAAGATGTCCGGAAACCCCGCGCGCCAGAGCTGGCAGGCGAGGAGCAGTGACGGTAGCTGCAGAAAAAAAAGGGGCCGGAGCGCTGAAGGGGGCTTACGAACGCGCTCCGGCCTTGAAGGGACTCGAGGAGTTGAGCTGGTGGGATGGGCTTCGCCCGCATCCCGGGAAAAGTCAGTCGTTGTAGGGGCAGCTGCGGCCGCGCCGGCGGTCATAGCGCCGGTCGTAGCGGGAGCGCCGGTCGTAGTCGTCGTAGCGGTCGTACCGGTCATAGCGGTCGTAGCGGTCATAGCGCTGCGACGCGTAACGACCATCGTAGTAGGGCGCGTAGCGCGAGAAGACCTTGTGGTGATGGGCCCGGTGGCGCTTGAAGTGATGGGTGATCACCGGACAAGACTCGTGGTGATAGTGGGCCCGGCCACGGGTGTAGCAGCGGTCATGACAGCTATGGCCGCGATAGGCGACGCGATCGTAGGTGCGGTAGTAGTAGGTCGGGTAGTGGCCGTTGTCGCGGAAACCGAGGGAGAAGTGAAATCCCCCGATGTTGAAGCTGGCCCCGAAGAGCCAACCGTAGGCAGCTTCGGCGACGCCGGGCGTCACCAGGATCAGGGTGGCGAGGGCGAGGGTGGCAATGAGTGTCTTTCGCATGATGTCTACCTCCTTGGCCCAGAGGTAGATCACGATCCGTGCCAGCCCTGGAAAGGGCCAGTGATTACAGGGTTTCTTCTCTCGAGACACCGATCTCCCCATCACCGATCGTCCTCGCCAAAGGACGCCGCCGGCCTCATCTCTCGCGTTTTGGCGCGACGATTCAGGGGCAACAAAAAGAGGCGGACCCCTACCGCCGCGCAGGGGCCCACCGAAGCAAGGTTGCGGAGCTCTCGCGAGCGGAATCGAAGCCCGCGCAACTCCACTACTGTGCAAAGCGTGAGACCGGCCGATAACCGATGATCAGGAGAGAATCCAACGACGTCTATTGGATTCGCGTTCGTTTCTCGCTTATACCGGAGGAAGCACTTTTCTGCATGAAAGAAGCACTTTTCTGTATGTAATCCGAATGTAATCCGAAGCAAGGGGCCCCGTTATGCGGGCAGAAGGAGACCGGAGATGAACCATCCACTCACGATCGACCGCCGCCCTACTCCCTCGTGGTTCCGGACCGTCGTCGCGACCGCCACCGCGGCATGGCTCGGCGCCGCCACCCTCTGGGCTGCCGGCGGCGCCCTGCAGACCATCAGCAACGGCGGTAAGGAGTCGAATTTCCTCGATACCTTTGTGATGACTCACGTCCTCACCCTCGACCGCGCCTCGCTTCAGACGCTCTGCAGCGTCGACCCCCCAGCCAACATCAACTGTGGCGATCTCCCCGGTGGCCTCGACCATGTCGTTGCAGGCACCGGCCTGCGCAACTTCCCCAGCGGCACCATCGCCGTGCGCGGCGTGCCCGTCGACGCGGTCGCGGTGCGCGCTTTCGTCGTCTGGGGACGCATCACGGACCGCCCCGACCATCCGGACAACCTGACCATCAACTTCGCTGGTCAGCAGCTCACGGGACGCCTGATGGGCGTCGCCGACCAGCCCTGCTGGAACGATCTCGCAATCTTCG is a genomic window containing:
- a CDS encoding sigma 54-interacting transcriptional regulator — its product is MMLGSTSLLKACARLIADVGEYAAVTLYLPAVEGEVPSPPVLVHSGEAAAVPELADSVAAEGAVAELDRSSVSRDEIVRHPSRRAPGLLLRVPTRSERPALVAGETRSDLPPLWVGLLGGSSYEQNALWRLAGDLARHLLQVLPILVDSTTSVPGRAQFQVYLSQALRAATANQRPLALLLVNPDDFEGVNERLGRAGGDAVMVEVADRLQASRWPVFRYGAAVFAVLVPETEGAPEDLAQDLLRRLTAHPYGEAGVRLTFSLGLAVVDSAADDRRDAGLTLLLRADEALSQATAAGGDRLVQWQAIDEGEAVERRDRLSGIFTADVGRDYRNMLLLWDMVSVVTRFAEEDDLAARVLDKLSAAFRPLRIDYLEMAGEAGELRPIASLAEPPIEGRQLARRALEAQRSLSEEGLHAFPLIARQKVFGCLLVRGEESAPELDSADAVLLEAMASHLAAALDRAALARQERSRREQESRHLRAELSELRHALQQSKLLHRSPAMEKVLSMARRVAPSDATVLITGESGTGKEMLARTLHQLSERRDLPCVVVDCGAIAASLIDSELFGHERGAFTGADQRSPGRLAQAEGGTVILDEVGELPLEVQSKLLRFVQEKQLTPVGATQPMMVDVRIVAVTNRELLSEVQAGRFREDLYFRLNVVRLEVPPLRQRRDDILFLGRHFAKKFAFQYDKALRGLSPAAERRLLEHDWPGNVRELQNRLMQAVLLSETDRVEERDLQIEAPPALAVAGDGTVADSPLEATEERLRACLRGLVAEAVGDSTVRAMPMGRWLEEDLILAADRLSEGAILAGSRRVGIPESTYRRRLKRVSAASEAGLLPRAEAWQEIRALLPDWLSEGKVAGDRLRSLRRMLLALVVEHFPHSTGDAAGLMGVSEPTYRRWKESELPSAGIH
- a CDS encoding DUF4388 domain-containing protein, which produces MFRVLLIEPEPARARLLSLALKGTAEVAIAGDEGVALAALRVAIPDLLLISEKLGLSKARSLCSRVRDEAAWKTVRLAVLVAGGANQADDEIAADLVLDARSAMRQVVEELTAALQQSPPATSEEAPAAGEMLPPPGTLSGSLTVLGLMDLTQALAQAGRSGLLRLWFRDRQGALVFDQGELVHALAGEATGTEAFGRLLVDAEGEPTASFRFDTLGAEDLFRIERTIDRPFQRLLLETTADLDESGAWQRPA
- a CDS encoding succinate dehydrogenase/fumarate reductase iron-sulfur subunit translates to MKLTLRIWRQAGPQEAGRMVEYELDDVSPHSSFLEMLDVLNERLTEKDELPVIFDHDCREGICGSCGLMINGQAHGPQARTATCQLHMRMFQDGDVLEVEPWRSAAFPVIRDLMVDRSAFDRIIESGGYISVSTGSAPEANLFPVAKEIADDAFDAAACIGCGACVAQCPNGAAQLFTSAKVGHLGRLPQGQPERSRRAVGMVEAMEEQGFGYCSNFRECEAVCPKGISIDWIARLNRDYLKGKLTQRSDG
- a CDS encoding fumarate reductase/succinate dehydrogenase flavoprotein subunit; the encoded protein is MIELETKTVPKLQLESKIPAGEMDEKWSNHRAKVRLVNPANRRKFEILVVGSGLAGGSAAATLAEMGYRVKCFCYQDSPRRAHSIAAQGGINAAKNYRNDGDSVYRLFYDTVKGGDFRSREANVHRLAEVSVEIIDQAVAQGVPFAREYGGLLDNRSFGGAQVARTFYARGQTGQQLLLGAYQALARQIHRGQVKMFPRTEMLDVVVEEGRARGIVVRDLVTGEVTSHAGHAVVLATGGYSNVYYLSTNAKGCNVTAAWRAHRRGALFANPCYTQIHPTCIPQAGEYQSKLTLMSESLRNDGRIWVPSQAGESRPAGEIPEAERDYYLERRYPSFGNLVPRDVASRNAKSMIDAGLGIGELKNGVYLDFADSIRRLGEDAIADRYGNLFEMYERITGENPYQVPMRIYPAPHYTMGGLWVDYNLMTTVPGLYAIGEANFSDHGANRLGASALMQGLADGYFVLPITIGDYLAKYLGEDVSTEGECFQRTEEEVRERVSKQLAIAGKRTVDSFHRALGRIVWDRCGMSRSGDGLRDALVQIGDLKEEFDHDLKVLGDGEGLNQALEKAGRVADFFELADLMCRDALDREESCGGHFREEHQTEEGEALRDDENYSYVSAWGYQGFGNAPSLHREELSFDIVQPSQRSYK
- a CDS encoding succinate dehydrogenase cytochrome b subunit, which produces MNWFLSLYRSAMVKKTAMAISGLMLFGFVAGHMVGNLKVFQGAEKFNRYAEWLREIGMPMLPHGGLLWIARIGLLTAIIVHIVSAVQLVRMARRARPVSYRRRDRVQLDYAARTMRWGGLIIFLYVIYHLLHLTWGSAHSDFVYGDVYHNVVSAFQNPFITGIYVIANLMLGVHLYHGLWSMFQTLGWNHPRYNPWRRSFATLFALGVTLGFIAVPVAVLTGVVS
- the pcnB gene encoding polynucleotide adenylyltransferase PcnB; translation: MSTDEPTVCPRPEHSISRKNISSNTLKVLYRLHRSGHKAYLVGGGVRDLLLGRGPKDFDIGTDARPDEMRGLFRNSRIIGRRFRLVHVFFQGEIVEVSTFRREPDPAEQKSADGELLITSDNAYGTPRQDAFRRDFTINALFYNIEDYSVIDYVGGLGDLEKRLIRCIGDPDVRFREDPVRMLRACEFAARLGFGIEGRSQEAIHRHRHELEKASKPRVTEEIIQLLRCGSSGSAAQWMLDLGLLEVLLPEALAMATAGDRGFDGFDQLLPVLDSMVREGRTLSDISVLATVLLPAVLLRRDEIEHQQDGPMSRAALAAMVETTSAPFFERFTLSRERCQRVMRALTGFFRMCEPGWRPAGRRRFAQRPFFLDSVFLFECLVKATGEGSEELASWQRARQIRGGDGGGEAPAPRRRRRRRRRRRRPRGE